A window of the Agromyces mariniharenae genome harbors these coding sequences:
- the mutM gene encoding bifunctional DNA-formamidopyrimidine glycosylase/DNA-(apurinic or apyrimidinic site) lyase, whose amino-acid sequence MPELPEVEVVRAGLAPAVTGARIAAVDVLDTRSLTRHDAASGDFEATLTGARIEAAVRRGKFLWLPISPDRAIVGHLGMSGQLLLRTPDHPGDDRHARIRLHLEHPEHGELRVDFVDQRTFGSLAVDRLVPTADGEVAGFSAGVTGPWARSIPAQVAHIARDPLDPAFDDRAFLDAFGRRSSGVKRVLLDQNLVSGIGNIYADESLWAVRLHGEQPASSIPRRRARELLAAVREVLGKALAEGGTSFDEQYVNVNGASGYFAHSLNAYGRAGLPCPRCGTPMVREAFMNRSSHRCPRCQRLRMPRRAVTG is encoded by the coding sequence GTGCCCGAGCTTCCCGAGGTCGAGGTCGTCCGCGCGGGGCTCGCGCCCGCGGTCACCGGCGCGCGCATCGCCGCCGTCGACGTGCTCGACACGCGCTCGCTGACCCGGCACGACGCGGCGTCCGGCGACTTCGAGGCGACCCTCACGGGCGCCCGCATCGAGGCCGCCGTGCGCCGCGGCAAGTTCCTCTGGCTGCCGATCTCGCCCGATCGAGCGATCGTCGGGCACCTCGGCATGAGCGGGCAGCTGCTGCTGCGCACGCCCGACCACCCGGGCGACGACCGGCACGCGCGCATCCGTCTGCACCTCGAGCATCCCGAGCACGGCGAGCTCCGCGTCGACTTCGTCGACCAGCGCACGTTCGGCTCGCTCGCGGTCGACCGGCTGGTGCCCACGGCCGACGGCGAGGTCGCCGGGTTCTCCGCCGGCGTGACGGGACCGTGGGCGCGCAGCATCCCGGCCCAGGTCGCGCACATCGCCCGCGACCCGCTCGACCCCGCGTTCGACGACCGCGCCTTCCTCGACGCGTTCGGCCGGCGCTCGTCGGGCGTGAAGCGCGTGCTGCTCGACCAGAACCTCGTGAGCGGCATCGGCAACATCTACGCCGACGAGTCGCTCTGGGCCGTGCGACTGCACGGCGAGCAGCCCGCATCGTCCATCCCGCGCCGTCGGGCCCGCGAGCTCCTCGCGGCGGTGCGCGAGGTGCTCGGCAAGGCGCTCGCCGAGGGCGGCACGAGCTTCGACGAGCAGTACGTCAACGTCAACGGAGCATCCGGCTACTTCGCCCACTCGCTCAACGCCTACGGGCGAGCCGGCCTGCCCTGCCCGCGCTGCGGCACGCCCATGGTGCGCGAGGCGTTCATGAACCGGTCGTCGCACCGGTGCCCGCGATGCCAGCGGCTCCGGATGCCGCGTCGGGCCGTCACCGGCTGA
- a CDS encoding ATP-dependent DNA helicase RecG yields MTAEGADAAGAGRFTLDTRLSGALGGRTAQAVERAFGYRTVGELLAHYPRRYALRGELTALASLPLDENVTIVAEVLEVRVREMRQRRGSILEAKISDGTGILTLTFFNQKWRENDLRPGRRGIFAGKVGDYKGNRQLAHPDYELFDDAEVVATDAAKRWVEAPIPIYPATGTLASWQLAKSVALLLDGLGPVDDPLPEQVRGARSLLDHRRALEQVHRPETEAEWKAARRTLRFTEAFVLQTALLLRRAELREHSTTARPPSPEGLLTRFDASLPFTLTDDQQEVGGEIADDLGQPVPMNRLVQGEVGSGKTLVALRAMLAVADSGGQSALLAPTEVLAAQHVRSIARMLGPELSASLMPTLLTGQLPTAERKKALLRAAAGQSRIVVGTHALIGDAVSFADLGLVVVDEQHRFGVDQREALRLKGQHPPHVLVLTATPIPRTVAMTVFGDLDVSTIRELPAGRAGIESFVVPLADRPGWRPRVWERLAEEVELGRQGFVVCPAIEAKVAEDDGEPLEGEVEGGAPAASVTSVLAELAAHPRFADKRVAPLHGRMSADEKDAAMRAFAAGEIDVLVATTVIEVGVDVPNASAMVVVDADRFGVSQLHQLRGRVGRGSVPGLCLLVTNAEAGSLARQRVEAVAATLDGFELARVDLELRQEGDVLGASQSGGRSSLKLLRVVRDGDVISDSRDLAAEVLAEDPGLRRHAALAAEVRRRLDAETSGFLSKG; encoded by the coding sequence ATGACGGCCGAAGGAGCGGATGCCGCGGGCGCCGGTCGGTTCACCCTCGACACCCGACTCTCCGGCGCGCTCGGCGGCCGCACCGCGCAGGCCGTCGAGCGGGCGTTCGGCTACCGCACGGTGGGCGAGCTGCTCGCGCACTACCCGCGCCGCTACGCGCTCCGCGGCGAGCTCACCGCCCTCGCGAGCCTCCCGCTCGACGAGAACGTCACGATCGTCGCCGAGGTGCTCGAGGTGCGCGTGCGCGAGATGCGCCAGCGCCGCGGGTCGATCCTCGAGGCGAAGATCTCCGACGGCACCGGCATCCTGACGCTCACCTTCTTCAACCAGAAGTGGCGCGAGAACGACCTTCGCCCGGGCCGTCGTGGCATCTTCGCGGGCAAGGTGGGCGACTACAAGGGCAACCGGCAGCTGGCGCATCCCGACTACGAGCTGTTCGACGACGCCGAGGTCGTCGCAACGGATGCCGCGAAGCGCTGGGTCGAGGCGCCCATCCCGATCTACCCGGCCACCGGCACCCTCGCGAGCTGGCAGCTCGCGAAGTCGGTCGCGCTGCTGCTCGACGGGCTCGGCCCCGTCGACGACCCGCTCCCCGAGCAGGTCCGCGGCGCCCGCTCGCTGCTCGACCACCGGCGCGCGCTCGAGCAGGTGCATCGGCCCGAGACCGAGGCCGAGTGGAAGGCCGCGCGCCGCACCCTGCGGTTCACCGAGGCGTTCGTGCTGCAGACCGCGCTGCTGCTGCGCCGGGCCGAGCTGCGCGAGCACTCCACGACCGCGCGGCCGCCGTCGCCCGAGGGCCTGCTCACGCGCTTCGACGCGTCGCTGCCGTTCACCCTCACCGACGACCAGCAGGAGGTGGGCGGCGAGATCGCCGACGACCTCGGCCAGCCGGTGCCGATGAACCGGCTGGTGCAGGGCGAGGTGGGCTCGGGCAAGACCCTCGTCGCGCTGCGCGCCATGCTCGCCGTCGCCGACTCGGGCGGGCAGTCGGCGCTCCTCGCACCCACCGAGGTGCTCGCGGCGCAGCACGTGCGGTCGATCGCGCGCATGCTCGGCCCCGAGCTGTCGGCGTCGCTGATGCCCACGCTGCTCACGGGCCAGCTGCCCACCGCCGAGCGCAAGAAGGCGCTGCTGCGGGCGGCCGCGGGCCAGTCCCGCATCGTCGTCGGCACGCACGCGCTCATCGGCGACGCCGTGTCGTTCGCCGACCTCGGGCTCGTCGTGGTCGACGAGCAGCACCGGTTCGGCGTCGACCAGCGCGAGGCGCTGCGCCTCAAGGGGCAGCATCCGCCGCACGTGCTCGTGCTCACGGCGACGCCCATCCCGCGCACGGTGGCCATGACGGTCTTCGGCGACCTCGACGTGTCCACGATCCGCGAGCTCCCCGCGGGCCGCGCGGGCATCGAGTCCTTCGTCGTGCCGCTCGCCGACCGTCCGGGGTGGCGGCCCCGGGTCTGGGAGCGGTTGGCCGAAGAGGTCGAGCTCGGCCGGCAGGGGTTCGTCGTCTGCCCGGCGATCGAGGCGAAGGTCGCGGAGGACGACGGCGAGCCGCTCGAGGGCGAGGTCGAGGGCGGGGCGCCCGCGGCATCCGTGACCTCGGTGCTCGCCGAGCTCGCGGCGCACCCGCGCTTCGCCGACAAGCGGGTCGCGCCCCTGCACGGCCGCATGAGCGCCGACGAGAAGGATGCCGCGATGCGGGCGTTCGCGGCGGGGGAGATCGACGTGCTCGTCGCCACGACCGTCATCGAGGTCGGCGTCGACGTGCCGAACGCGAGCGCGATGGTCGTCGTGGACGCCGACCGGTTCGGCGTCTCGCAGCTGCACCAGCTCCGCGGCCGGGTCGGCCGCGGGAGCGTGCCCGGCCTGTGCCTGCTCGTCACGAACGCGGAGGCCGGGTCGCTGGCCCGCCAGCGCGTCGAGGCCGTCGCGGCGACGCTCGACGGGTTCGAGCTTGCGCGCGTCGACCTCGAGCTGCGCCAGGAGGGCGATGTGCTCGGGGCGAGCCAGTCGGGCGGTCGCTCGTCGCTGAAGCTCCTGCGAGTGGTGCGCGACGGCGACGTCATCTCGGACTCCCGCGACCTCGCCGCCGAGGTGCTCGCCGAAGACCCCGGCCTGCGCCGGCACGCCGCGCTCGCGGCCGAGGTGCGCCGCCGGCTCGACGCCGAGACCAGCGGGTTCCTGAGCAAGGGCTGA
- the coaD gene encoding pantetheine-phosphate adenylyltransferase yields MQRIAVVPGSFDPVTLGHLDVIGRAAGLYDELHVVVVHNPDKTALLPIAQRVALIEKSIADAGIEGRIVVASWSMGLLVDYCTDVGATVLVKGIRSQVDVAYETPMAIVNRHLAGVETVFLLPDPANAHVSSSLVRQVAALGGDVSPYVPLVVADYLQGAVTA; encoded by the coding sequence ATGCAGCGGATCGCCGTCGTCCCAGGCTCGTTCGACCCCGTCACGCTCGGCCACCTCGACGTCATCGGGCGGGCCGCGGGGCTCTACGACGAGCTGCACGTCGTCGTGGTGCACAACCCCGACAAGACGGCGCTGCTGCCGATCGCGCAGCGGGTCGCGCTCATCGAGAAGTCGATCGCCGACGCCGGCATCGAGGGCCGCATCGTCGTGGCCTCGTGGAGCATGGGGCTCCTGGTCGACTACTGCACCGACGTGGGCGCCACGGTGCTCGTGAAGGGCATCCGCTCGCAGGTCGACGTCGCGTACGAGACGCCCATGGCGATCGTCAACCGGCACCTCGCGGGCGTCGAGACCGTGTTCCTCCTGCCCGACCCGGCCAACGCCCACGTGTCGAGCTCGCTCGTGCGCCAGGTCGCGGCGCTCGGCGGCGACGTCTCGCCGTACGTGCCACTCGTCGTGGCCGACTACCTGCAGGGGGCGGTGACGGCGTGA
- a CDS encoding DUF58 domain-containing protein: MSRPRPVRVSAWPRLTRRGGALVAVGVLLLAVSLWFDLRDVMLLAFVGIAMPLAAAVFVLVRTPRLAVTRTFAPPVVPAGGWTRVSLVVKNRGRRTFDGAHWRDTTPDGIQAPPEAILPGIGPYESVLPSGDDTVRLEYRVRMPRRGVPSIGPLRVAVFDPFGLARIDRDVGTGHELVVTPRVTVLDAALGSAASIDGVVHGLQRRTHPNSDELIAREYRYGDPLRRVHWAATARRGELMVREEEQRGDPEARLLLDTTLSGRPRVASLRREHDDTPHFGYELGIELAASIGVHLLERGFRVRLTQVADPERGVTTGSAYDGGYRMPGGDRTLLEDLARLEEPARTIAHAGTESGASEGRPRAREARAPGFAVLVDPDEQEARNLVALRSSLEPAIAFAVEGVSRRVLDELEEADWRIIRLRRSADIGEAWAGITAAARRSGTLDASSDDEPGGEVGDGR; this comes from the coding sequence GTGTCCCGCCCCCGCCCCGTCCGCGTCTCCGCCTGGCCGCGACTGACGAGGCGCGGTGGAGCGCTCGTGGCGGTGGGCGTGCTGCTGCTCGCGGTGTCGCTCTGGTTCGACCTGCGCGACGTCATGCTGCTCGCCTTCGTCGGCATCGCGATGCCGCTCGCGGCGGCCGTGTTCGTGCTCGTGCGCACCCCGCGCCTGGCCGTGACGCGCACGTTCGCCCCGCCGGTCGTGCCGGCCGGCGGCTGGACCCGGGTCTCGCTCGTCGTGAAGAACCGCGGGCGCCGCACCTTCGACGGCGCGCACTGGCGCGACACCACGCCCGACGGGATCCAGGCGCCGCCCGAGGCGATCCTCCCGGGCATCGGACCCTACGAGAGCGTGCTCCCGTCGGGCGACGACACCGTGCGCCTCGAGTACCGGGTGCGGATGCCGCGGCGCGGCGTCCCGAGCATCGGCCCGCTGCGCGTGGCCGTCTTCGACCCGTTCGGCCTCGCGCGCATCGACCGCGACGTCGGCACCGGGCACGAGCTCGTCGTGACGCCGCGGGTCACGGTGCTCGACGCCGCGCTGGGCAGCGCCGCGTCGATCGACGGCGTGGTGCACGGGCTGCAGCGGCGCACGCACCCGAACTCCGACGAGCTCATCGCCCGCGAGTACCGCTACGGCGACCCGCTCCGGCGCGTGCACTGGGCCGCGACCGCCCGGCGCGGCGAGCTCATGGTGCGCGAGGAGGAGCAGCGCGGCGACCCCGAGGCGCGCCTGCTGCTCGACACCACGCTCTCGGGCCGCCCGCGCGTGGCGTCGCTCCGCCGCGAGCACGACGACACCCCGCACTTCGGGTACGAGCTCGGCATCGAGCTCGCCGCGTCCATCGGCGTGCACCTGCTCGAGCGCGGCTTCCGGGTGCGGCTCACGCAGGTCGCCGATCCCGAGCGCGGCGTCACCACGGGGTCCGCCTACGACGGCGGCTACCGCATGCCGGGTGGCGACCGCACGCTGCTCGAGGACCTCGCGAGGCTCGAGGAGCCCGCACGCACGATCGCGCACGCCGGCACGGAGTCCGGGGCATCCGAGGGCCGGCCGCGTGCCCGCGAGGCGCGTGCGCCCGGCTTCGCCGTGCTCGTCGACCCCGACGAGCAGGAGGCGCGCAACCTGGTGGCCCTGCGCTCGTCGCTCGAACCGGCGATCGCCTTCGCCGTCGAGGGCGTCTCGCGTCGCGTGCTCGACGAGCTCGAGGAGGCCGACTGGCGCATCATCCGGCTGCGGCGCTCCGCCGACATCGGCGAGGCGTGGGCCGGCATCACGGCGGCCGCGCGGCGCAGCGGCACGCTCGACGCGAGCAGCGACGACGAGCCGGGCGGGGAGGTGGGCGATGGACGCTGA
- a CDS encoding YceD family protein, producing MREQRLAIPVAQQMGEGLVSVREGSELDLDVRLESVHEGILVTAEVDAVAEGECGRCLIDIALPVEVEFQELFAYHSGEAFEYEVQDDHVDLESLIRDAVVLALPFQPVCRPDCPGLDPVTGLRLADHPELVTPEQRDPRWDALAGFKASEDQGTDVASEADQQRD from the coding sequence ATGCGCGAGCAGCGCCTCGCGATCCCCGTCGCCCAGCAGATGGGCGAGGGCCTCGTCTCCGTGCGCGAGGGTTCGGAGCTCGACCTCGACGTCCGGCTCGAGTCCGTGCACGAGGGGATCCTCGTCACCGCCGAGGTCGACGCGGTCGCCGAAGGCGAGTGCGGGCGCTGCCTCATCGACATCGCCCTGCCCGTCGAAGTCGAGTTCCAGGAGCTTTTCGCGTATCATTCTGGGGAAGCTTTCGAGTATGAGGTTCAAGACGACCACGTGGATCTTGAATCGCTCATCCGAGATGCGGTGGTGCTGGCACTGCCGTTCCAGCCGGTGTGCCGGCCTGACTGCCCGGGTCTCGACCCCGTGACCGGGCTCCGACTGGCCGATCATCCGGAACTCGTCACCCCTGAGCAGCGCGACCCGAGGTGGGACGCGCTCGCGGGGTTCAAGGCTTCCGAAGACCAAGGCACGGATGTCGCATCCGAGGCCGACCAGCAGAGAGATTGA
- a CDS encoding transglutaminaseTgpA domain-containing protein, whose translation MDADSAPLTRAQRLALTTASFLLLAVATMALGPLLSGSGWWWLCAFIAAGTLFSGFGLRAVRTPPSLVPVLELGVLLLLLTLLFGGGTSIALIIPTQGTFETFGELFVGAQRTIEQQSVPALTVPPLSFALALGIGLLAVVTDILVQTVRMPALAAAPALVPILIPGFIIEAGAELPTLVLTAAAYLLLLRVDVRVRRRARLTAGEDPAGQSTGQAATVIAPKRVPIVSTLGASLGLAAVGLLAASVLAASTPSISTSLLLGSPSQGTLFARGVSPFIDLGRDLRRPEARAAFHYLARDGDRPYFTLLTLDRFEGEVWSATERAVDGDNTVDAMPRPDGLSRRVAASEHPIDVVIDDVSTTWLPVPYPTAAIEGLDGSWFWDDGSLTVRSVDSNTDGQRYRVTRLEVEPTPAQLRAADSVPAQLAPFLELPDDLPQLIADTAASVTSGAASQYDAAVAIQAYLRGPDFDYSTEAPVEEGYDGGGFDVIARFLETKAGYCVHFASTMAVLARQIGIPARISIGYTQGSPTEERVDGVQRVEVDSHDLHSWPELYFEGVGWVPFEPTPGRGLVPDYSRPNAGEEQGPNIPNAATSTPGASGRPDLDPDRGLAGPGGGPLGAAGDLWLRVGALLLVALVLLVTPAAFRASQRLSRMGRIRRGERPADAAWDELVATARDLGTGLGDVETARAFASRMAERPAFAEDAVTRGALLRLRDGVERERYGPVGRTAAPGIAEDIVTARTALLADATAGERARAVFAPRSLFERARRMLGDRLAPGA comes from the coding sequence ATGGACGCTGACTCGGCACCCCTCACCCGCGCCCAGCGCCTCGCGCTCACCACCGCGTCGTTCCTGCTGCTCGCGGTGGCCACCATGGCGCTCGGGCCGCTGCTGTCGGGCAGCGGCTGGTGGTGGCTGTGCGCCTTCATCGCGGCGGGCACGCTCTTCTCGGGCTTCGGGCTCCGCGCCGTGCGCACGCCGCCGTCGCTCGTGCCCGTGCTCGAACTCGGCGTGCTCCTGCTCCTGCTCACCCTGCTGTTCGGCGGGGGCACGAGCATCGCACTGATCATCCCGACGCAGGGGACCTTCGAGACGTTCGGCGAGCTCTTCGTGGGCGCGCAGCGCACCATCGAGCAGCAGTCGGTGCCCGCCCTCACCGTGCCGCCGCTGTCGTTCGCGCTGGCCCTCGGGATCGGCCTGCTCGCCGTCGTCACCGACATCCTCGTGCAGACCGTGCGCATGCCGGCGCTCGCCGCCGCGCCCGCGCTCGTGCCGATCCTCATCCCGGGCTTCATCATCGAGGCGGGCGCCGAACTGCCGACGCTCGTGCTCACCGCCGCGGCGTACCTGCTGCTCCTGCGGGTCGACGTGCGCGTGCGCCGCCGCGCCCGGCTCACGGCGGGCGAGGACCCGGCGGGCCAGAGCACGGGGCAGGCCGCGACGGTGATCGCGCCGAAGCGCGTGCCCATCGTGTCGACGCTCGGCGCGTCGCTCGGGCTCGCGGCCGTGGGCCTGCTCGCGGCATCCGTGCTGGCGGCGTCGACGCCGAGCATCTCGACGAGCCTGCTCCTCGGCTCGCCGTCGCAGGGCACCCTCTTCGCGCGCGGCGTGAGCCCGTTCATCGACCTCGGACGCGACCTGCGCCGGCCCGAGGCCAGGGCCGCCTTCCACTACCTCGCACGCGACGGCGACCGGCCGTACTTCACCCTCCTCACGCTCGACCGGTTCGAGGGCGAGGTGTGGAGCGCGACCGAGCGCGCCGTCGACGGCGACAACACCGTCGACGCCATGCCGCGGCCCGACGGCCTCTCGCGCCGCGTGGCGGCGTCGGAGCATCCGATCGACGTCGTGATCGACGACGTGAGCACGACCTGGCTGCCGGTGCCGTACCCGACCGCGGCCATCGAGGGCCTCGACGGCTCGTGGTTCTGGGACGACGGTTCCCTGACGGTGCGCAGCGTCGACTCGAACACCGACGGGCAGCGCTACCGCGTGACGCGGCTCGAGGTCGAGCCGACGCCGGCGCAGCTGCGCGCCGCCGACAGCGTGCCGGCCCAGCTCGCCCCGTTCCTCGAGCTGCCCGACGATCTGCCCCAGCTCATCGCCGACACCGCGGCATCCGTCACCTCCGGCGCAGCCTCGCAGTACGACGCGGCCGTCGCGATCCAGGCGTACCTGCGCGGACCCGACTTCGACTACTCGACCGAGGCGCCCGTCGAGGAGGGCTACGACGGCGGCGGCTTCGATGTCATCGCCCGGTTCCTCGAGACGAAGGCCGGCTACTGCGTGCACTTCGCCTCGACCATGGCCGTGCTCGCCCGGCAGATCGGGATCCCGGCCCGCATCTCGATCGGCTACACGCAGGGCTCGCCCACCGAGGAGCGGGTCGACGGCGTGCAGCGCGTCGAGGTCGACTCGCACGACCTGCACTCCTGGCCCGAGCTGTACTTCGAGGGCGTCGGCTGGGTGCCGTTCGAGCCGACCCCGGGCAGAGGCCTCGTGCCCGACTACTCGCGCCCCAACGCGGGCGAGGAGCAGGGCCCGAACATCCCGAACGCCGCGACCTCGACGCCGGGCGCGAGCGGACGACCCGACCTCGACCCCGACCGCGGGCTCGCCGGACCCGGCGGCGGGCCGCTCGGCGCGGCCGGCGACCTCTGGCTGCGGGTCGGCGCGCTGCTGCTCGTCGCACTCGTGCTGCTGGTGACCCCCGCGGCGTTCCGCGCGAGCCAGCGGCTCAGTCGCATGGGTCGCATCCGGCGCGGCGAGCGACCGGCGGATGCCGCGTGGGACGAGCTCGTCGCCACGGCGCGCGACCTCGGCACCGGGCTCGGCGACGTCGAGACCGCGCGCGCCTTCGCGTCGCGCATGGCCGAACGACCGGCGTTCGCGGAGGACGCGGTCACCCGCGGAGCGCTGCTGCGCCTGCGCGACGGCGTGGAGCGCGAGCGGTACGGCCCGGTCGGCCGTACGGCGGCTCCCGGGATCGCGGAGGACATCGTCACGGCCAGGACCGCGCTGCTCGCCGACGCGACCGCGGGGGAGCGCGCGCGGGCCGTGTTCGCACCGCGATCGCTCTTCGAGCGGGCCCGCCGGATGCTCGGCGATCGGCTCGCGCCCGGGGCGTAG
- the rpmF gene encoding 50S ribosomal protein L32 — MAVPKRKKSRANTHARRSQWKAEAPTLVKTVENGKVTYSLPHRAKVVEDSAGTPLFLEYKGRKVADV, encoded by the coding sequence ATGGCTGTTCCCAAGCGGAAGAAGTCACGCGCCAACACCCACGCGCGCCGTTCGCAGTGGAAGGCCGAGGCCCCCACGCTCGTCAAGACCGTCGAGAACGGCAAGGTCACCTACAGCCTCCCGCACCGCGCGAAGGTCGTCGAGGACTCGGCGGGCACCCCGCTCTTCCTCGAGTACAAGGGCCGCAAGGTCGCCGACGTCTAG
- a CDS encoding AAA family ATPase, translated as MGGPGDAGRADLPLGIDEVGSLAASIVQNVETVIAGKREAITAALTVLLAEGHLLIEDVPGVGKTMLAKALARSVDASVSRIQFTPDLLPSDVTGVSVFDQSTRHFEFKRGPVFANLVIGDEINRASPKTQSALLECMEEGQVTADGTTYVLAQPFTVVATQNPVEMEGTYPLPEAQRDRFMARVSMGYPSPADEIAMLSTRETSSPLDRLEPVVSLAELRDMIQAVQHVFTSQPVKEYAVQLARATREDRQLRLGASPRATLQLIRAAKAHAAMHGRDFVLPDDVDALAVPVLAHRLVPTSRAIGAHDRDSGPLIDAIVRRIVGETPVPVGSARRS; from the coding sequence ATGGGCGGTCCCGGCGACGCGGGTCGCGCGGACCTCCCGCTGGGCATCGACGAGGTCGGCTCGCTGGCGGCGAGCATCGTGCAGAACGTCGAGACCGTCATCGCCGGCAAGCGCGAGGCCATCACGGCCGCGCTCACCGTGCTGCTCGCCGAGGGGCACCTCCTCATCGAGGACGTCCCGGGCGTCGGCAAGACCATGCTCGCGAAGGCGCTGGCCCGGTCGGTCGACGCGAGCGTGAGCCGCATCCAGTTCACGCCCGACCTCCTCCCGAGCGACGTGACGGGCGTCAGCGTCTTCGACCAGTCGACCCGGCACTTCGAGTTCAAGCGCGGCCCCGTCTTCGCCAACCTCGTCATCGGCGACGAGATCAACCGCGCCAGCCCGAAGACCCAGTCGGCACTGCTCGAGTGCATGGAGGAGGGGCAGGTCACGGCCGACGGCACGACCTACGTGCTCGCGCAGCCGTTCACCGTCGTCGCGACGCAGAACCCGGTCGAGATGGAGGGCACCTACCCGCTCCCCGAGGCGCAGCGCGACCGGTTCATGGCCCGGGTCTCGATGGGGTACCCGTCGCCCGCCGACGAGATCGCGATGCTGTCCACGCGCGAGACCTCGAGCCCGCTCGACCGGCTCGAGCCGGTGGTGTCGCTCGCCGAGCTCCGCGACATGATCCAGGCCGTGCAGCACGTCTTCACGTCGCAGCCGGTCAAGGAGTACGCGGTGCAGCTCGCCCGAGCCACCCGCGAAGACCGGCAGCTCCGTCTCGGCGCGAGCCCCAGGGCCACGCTGCAGCTCATCCGCGCGGCCAAGGCGCACGCCGCCATGCACGGCCGCGACTTCGTGCTGCCCGACGACGTCGACGCGCTCGCGGTGCCGGTGCTCGCGCATCGCCTCGTGCCGACGAGCCGTGCCATCGGCGCGCACGACCGCGACAGCGGGCCGCTCATCGACGCCATCGTGCGCCGCATCGTGGGGGAGACGCCGGTTCCCGTCGGCAGTGCTCGAAGGAGCTGA
- the rnc gene encoding ribonuclease III, producing MTRTEQAGHGDRTLDELQRTLQVEVDPALLQLALTHRSFAYENGGIPTNERLEFLGDSILGQAVTVKLFRDHPELDEGELAKRRASLVSSAALAEVGRSIGVGPYIRLGRGETMTGGADKPSILADTVEAIIGAVYLDAGGDAATALVLRLVRPLLADPDRFGAAMDPKTSLQEIAARRSAPPPVYTVTESGPDHNKHFVATVSVGELVQATGEGSSKKQAEMAAALEAWTDLNSR from the coding sequence GTGACGCGAACGGAGCAGGCAGGGCACGGAGATCGCACGCTCGACGAGCTGCAGCGCACGCTGCAGGTCGAGGTCGATCCGGCCCTCCTCCAGCTCGCGCTCACGCACCGGTCGTTCGCGTACGAGAACGGCGGCATCCCCACCAACGAGCGCCTCGAGTTCCTCGGCGACTCGATCCTGGGCCAGGCCGTCACGGTCAAGCTGTTCCGCGACCACCCCGAGCTCGACGAGGGCGAGCTGGCCAAGCGGCGTGCGAGCCTCGTCTCGAGTGCCGCGCTCGCCGAGGTCGGCCGGTCGATCGGCGTCGGTCCGTACATCCGCCTCGGTCGCGGCGAGACCATGACCGGCGGCGCCGACAAGCCGTCGATCCTCGCCGACACCGTCGAGGCGATCATCGGCGCGGTGTACCTCGACGCGGGCGGCGACGCGGCCACGGCGCTCGTGCTGCGCCTCGTCAGGCCGCTCCTCGCCGACCCCGACCGGTTCGGCGCGGCCATGGACCCGAAGACGAGCCTGCAGGAGATCGCCGCGCGACGCAGCGCGCCGCCGCCCGTCTACACGGTCACCGAGTCGGGTCCCGACCACAACAAGCACTTCGTCGCCACCGTGTCGGTCGGCGAGCTCGTGCAGGCGACCGGCGAGGGCTCCAGCAAGAAGCAGGCCGAGATGGCCGCCGCGCTCGAGGCCTGGACCGACCTGAACAGCCGCTGA